ACCTTTACCCAACAAGGGGTCTTCTTTTTTAGACACTTCATCAGCCCGGATAGCTTTCTCCTTCTTTCAACAACTCGACAACTTCTTATTCCAACAGCTTAACATTTCCGAACCTTCTTCCTAACAATTTTTTTAAAAACATTATCAGCCCTTAGCTGTTATTCGGTCAACAAAACATTCATTAATAAAATAATAGTTATGATCTCGAAAAATTTAGAAAAAGCCATCAACGAACAGATAAAACTCGAAGAGCAGTCTTCACGCATTTACATGGCCATGGCCTCGTGGTGCGAGGTAAATGGCCTGCCCGGAGCAGCAGCATTTCTTTACGCAGCCAGCGACGAAGAACGCGAGCATATGCTCAAGCTTGTGCATTTCCTCAACGATCGTGGTGGCCATGCGCAGCTTCTGAAGCTCGAGGAGCCCAGCCACACCTGGAACTCTCTCGAAGAACTCTTCAAAAGCGTGCTCGACCACGAACGCTACGTTACCAGCAAAATCAACAACCTGGTGGATATGTGTCTGACCGAAAAAGACCACACCACCAATAGTTTTCTGCAATGGTTCGTCACCGAACAAATTGAAGAAGAAAGCCTGTCGCAGGAAATCGTCGACAAGATAAAGCTGGTTGGCGATAGCAAAAACGGCAACTTCCACCTCGATATGTTCCTCAATGGACTGGCCGCAGCTCAAGTGTAATAAAATTGTTTGTGTTATTTAATTGAAAAAGGACGACCATGAGTCGTCCTTTTTTTATTCTTTCCCACCGGCTTCAAATTCTTTTACCAGCGCGTCGTACCACTTTTTACCATAATTCCGCGTGAGCGCTTCTTTCAGGAAAACATAAAGCGGCACGCCGTTGCGTCGCCCATGCACCAGCGCCGGACGACAGATATGCCATTCCTGGTAGTTCACCGCTTCGAAGGTTTCGTAGTTGGTGATGCGCACCGGGTACAAATGACACGAGATCGGCTTGCGAAATGAAATTTTCTTTTGCTCCCAGGTGCGTTCGATGGCGCACCAGGCAATGCCGTCGGTAAAGTTGACAAAAGCACATTCGCGCCCGTTCACCAAAGGCGTTACAAACTGCGCCGACATATCGTATTCATACACCCCGACCTCCTCTATTACACGCAAACCTTCCGGGCGCATGTTGGCTTTCACCTCATCCAGGCAATCTTCGAGCAGTCCTATCTCTTCGTCGAGCAAAGGAGCGCCTGCGTCACCTTCCACACAACAGATCCCCTTGCATTTCTTGATGTTGCAAACAAACTGCACACGGCGCAGATCGTCAGAAACGGTGGTTTTATCCAGTACTATCATGCTGCAAATTTATCCAATTTACTGACGCATTCGATATTACAAATGTTGGCTTGTGGAGATATCGAAAGTCACACCGTGAATAGCGCCAAACCCTGGAACAAAATCTCAGCAAACTGTTTTATTCTAAAGCAGAATTAACGGTGTGACTGTGGAGGGAAATGCTATTGTGCAGAGCATCGAAATATCAACAACCAGAGGAAAACCTTATTTTTGCGCAAAGCAATTTTAGGTATGATGAAAAGAATATTTGCCGCCGTCAAAATCGCTCCTGACGCCAACTTCAGCAGCATTTACAACCAACTAAAAACCGCTTTGCATCACGACCGCATCAACTGGGTGCCGCTGCACAACATGCATCTGACGCTGAAGTTTTTTGGAGAAGTCCACGAGGA
This window of the Bacteroidales bacterium genome carries:
- a CDS encoding ferritin yields the protein MISKNLEKAINEQIKLEEQSSRIYMAMASWCEVNGLPGAAAFLYAASDEEREHMLKLVHFLNDRGGHAQLLKLEEPSHTWNSLEELFKSVLDHERYVTSKINNLVDMCLTEKDHTTNSFLQWFVTEQIEEESLSQEIVDKIKLVGDSKNGNFHLDMFLNGLAAAQV
- a CDS encoding DUF3109 family protein, yielding MIVLDKTTVSDDLRRVQFVCNIKKCKGICCVEGDAGAPLLDEEIGLLEDCLDEVKANMRPEGLRVIEEVGVYEYDMSAQFVTPLVNGRECAFVNFTDGIAWCAIERTWEQKKISFRKPISCHLYPVRITNYETFEAVNYQEWHICRPALVHGRRNGVPLYVFLKEALTRNYGKKWYDALVKEFEAGGKE